One segment of Triticum aestivum cultivar Chinese Spring chromosome 2A, IWGSC CS RefSeq v2.1, whole genome shotgun sequence DNA contains the following:
- the LOC123186460 gene encoding receptor-like serine/threonine-protein kinase SD1-8 isoform X2, translating to MFLKLRVMLVSVLLLCYGTCSAAGVSSRDDTLNDGRRNITDGQTLVSAGGAFTLGFFSPGDPNRRYVGIWFSASTDAVVWVANRDSPLNDTAGVLEIDGAGRFLLLDGSGRTAWSSLNTTTGGATSSSLSAEARLLESGNLVVVRDDDEEEGAVLWQSFDHPSNTLIAGMRLGRNPQTGAEWSLRSWRSPDDPATGDCRRAMDTRGLPDCVSWRGDVKKYRTGPWNGLWFSGVPEMASYSDMFTNQVVVRPDEVAYVFNATAAAPFSRLVLSEAGVIQRLAWDGGSRVWNVFAQAPRDVCDDYAKCGAFGLCNVNTAATLFCGCVQGYVPVSPAHWSMREAAAGCRRNVPLQCRDGGATTDGFVVVSGVKLPDTDNATVDVGATLEGCRARCLANCSCVAFAAADIRGGGGGSGCVIWVGDIVDVRYVDKGQDLYVRLAKSELAAANKKRWGMLKILLPVTACLLVLMCICLVWLCKFRGNRRNKDVQAKSILGGASNQLIGDENIELPLISFRDIVTATNDFSNENMLGQGGFGKVYKGILEDEKEVAIKRLSKSSGQGAEEFRNEVVLIAKLQHRNLVRLLGYCIHEDERLLIYEYLPNKSLDVFIFDAASKYVLDWPTRFQIIKGVARGLLYLHQDSRLTIIHRDLKSSNILLDVDMSPKISDFGMARIFGRDQQEANTNRVVGTYGYMSPEYAMDGAFSVKSDTYSFGVLLLEIISGLKISLPHLSEFPNLLAYAWNLWNDGKPMDMVHSSIADNCSPTEVLRCIHIGLLCVQDNPYNRPLMSSVVFMLENETTELSTPRQPVYFAYRNSEAKETGENTSSSMNNMSVTMFEGR from the exons ATGTTCCTCAAGCTTCGTGTCATGCTCGTCTCCGTGCTCTTACTTTGTTACGGAACCTGCTCGGCCGCGGGCGTTTCATCTCGTGATGACACCCTGAACGATGGCCGGCGCAACATCACCGACGGCCAGACGCTCGTCTCGGCTGGTGGCGCCTTCACCCTAGGGTTCTTCTCACCGGGCGACCCCAACAGGAGGTACGTCGGGATATGGTTCTCCGCGTCCACGGACGCCGTGGTCTGGGTGGCCAACCGCGACAGCCCGCTCAACGACACCGCCGGCGTGCTGGAGATCGACGGGGCAGGCAGGTTTCTCCTGCTCGACGGCTCCGGCCGGACCGCGTGGTCCTCCTTAAACACGACGACCGGTGGCGCTACTTCTTCTTCGTTGTCCGCGGAGGCGCGGCTGCTCGAGTCCGGCAACCTAGTGGTGGTGcgcgacgacgacgaagaagaaggcgcCGTGCTGTGGCAGTCGTTCGACCACCCGTCCAACACCCTGATCGCCGGCATGCGGCTGGGCAGGAACCCGCAGACGGGCGCCGAGTGGTCCCTCAGGTCTTGGCGCTCCCCGGACGACCCGGCGACGGGGGACTGCCGGCGCGCCATGGACACTCGGGGGCTGCCGGACTGCGTGTCGTGGCGCGGCGACGTCAAGAAGTACCGCACGGGGCCGTGGAACGGGCTGTGGTTCAGCGGCGTCCCGGAGATGGCGTCCTACTCGGACATGTTCACGAACCAGGTGGTGGTCCGGCCCGACGAGGTGGCCTACGTGTTCAACGCCACGGCGGCGGCGCCCTTCTCGCGGCTGGTGCTGAGCGAGGCCGGCGTGATCCAGCGGCTGGCGTGGGACGGCGGCAGCCGGGTGTGGAACGTGTTCGCGCAGGCGCCGAGGGACGTGTGCGATGACTACGCCAAGTGCGGCGCCTTCGGGCTGTGCAACGTCAACACGGCGGCCACGCTCTTCTGCGGGTGCGTGCAGGGGTACGTGCCCGTGTCCCCCGCGCACTGGTCCATGAGGGAGGCCGCCGCCGGCTGCCGGAGGAACGTGCCCCTGCAGTGCCGCGACGGCGGCGCCACCACGGACGGGTTCGTGGTGGTGTCTGGCGTGAAGCTCCCTGACACTGACAATGCGACGGTGGACGTCGGGGCGACGCTGGAGGGATGCAGGGCGAGGTGCCTGGCCAACTGCTCCTGCGTGGCCTTCGCCGCCGCCGACATcagaggaggcggcggtggcagtGGCTGCGTCATCTGGGTCGGGGACATCGTCGACGTCCGGTACGTCGACAAAGGCCAGGATCTCTATGTGAGGCTGGCAAAATCCGAACTAGCAG CTGCTAATAAGAAGAGATGGGGTATGTTGAAGATCTTGCTACCAGTCACAGCATGTCTGCTTGTACTGATGTGCATCTGCCTTGTTTGGTTATGCAAGTTCAGAG GCAACCGTCGAAACAAGGATGTCCAGGCAAAGTCGATCCTAGGAGGAGCTTCAAACCAACTAATTGGTGATGAAAATATCGAGCTTCCATTGATTAGCTTTAGAGATATTGTTACCGCCACAAATGATTTCTCGAACGAGAACATGCTCGGACAAGGAGGCTTTGGGAAGGTTTACAAG GGAATCTTGGAAGATGAAAAAGAAGTCGCTATCAAAAGGCTCAGTAAGAGTTCTGGACAAGGAGCGGAGGAATTCAGAAATGAAGTTGTTCTAATTGCCAAGTTGCAGCATAGGAACCTTGTCAGGCTTCTTGGTTATTGTATTCATGAAGATGAGAGGCTGCTGATTTACGAGTACTTACCAAACAAAAGCTTGGATGTCTTCATTTTTG ACGCTGCAAGTAAGTATGTCCTTGATTGGCCAACAAGGTTTCAAATAATCAAAGGGGTAGCTAGAGGACTTCTTTATCTCCACCAAGACTCAAGGCTGACCATAATTCATAGAGACCTTAAATCAAGCAACATCTTGTTAGATGTGGATATGAGCCCAAAGATATCCGATTTCGGTATGGCAAGAATCTTTGGTCGTGACCAACAAGAAGCAAATACTAACCGAGTTGTTGGGACATA TGGTTACATGTCTCCTGAATATGCGATGGATGGCGCCTTCTCTGTCAAGTCCGATACTTACAGCTTTGGTGTTCTACTCTTGGAGATCATAAGTGGTCTGAAGATTAGCTTACCTCACCTCTCAGAATTTCCAAACCTCTTAGCTTAT GCATGGAACTTATGGAATGATGGGAAGCCAATGGATATGGTTCACTCTTCCATTGCTGATAACTGTTCACCAACTGAAGTTCTACGGTGTATTCATATAGGCCTCTTATGTGTGCAAGATAATCCTTACAATAGGCCACTCATGTCATCAGTTGTGTTCATGTTAGAGAATGAAACCACGGAACTTTCAACCCCAAGACAACCCGTGTATTTTGCATACAGGAACTCTGAAGCAAAAGAAACAGGGGAAAATACCAGCAGCTCAATGAATAACATGAGTGTCACGATGTTCGAAGGGCGGTAG
- the LOC123186460 gene encoding receptor-like serine/threonine-protein kinase SD1-8 isoform X1 has protein sequence MFLKLRVMLVSVLLLCYGTCSAAGVSSRDDTLNDGRRNITDGQTLVSAGGAFTLGFFSPGDPNRRYVGIWFSASTDAVVWVANRDSPLNDTAGVLEIDGAGRFLLLDGSGRTAWSSLNTTTGGATSSSLSAEARLLESGNLVVVRDDDEEEGAVLWQSFDHPSNTLIAGMRLGRNPQTGAEWSLRSWRSPDDPATGDCRRAMDTRGLPDCVSWRGDVKKYRTGPWNGLWFSGVPEMASYSDMFTNQVVVRPDEVAYVFNATAAAPFSRLVLSEAGVIQRLAWDGGSRVWNVFAQAPRDVCDDYAKCGAFGLCNVNTAATLFCGCVQGYVPVSPAHWSMREAAAGCRRNVPLQCRDGGATTDGFVVVSGVKLPDTDNATVDVGATLEGCRARCLANCSCVAFAAADIRGGGGGSGCVIWVGDIVDVRYVDKGQDLYVRLAKSELAAANKKRWGMLKILLPVTACLLVLMCICLVWLCKFRGRISGCNIVVALMRRGNRRNKDVQAKSILGGASNQLIGDENIELPLISFRDIVTATNDFSNENMLGQGGFGKVYKGILEDEKEVAIKRLSKSSGQGAEEFRNEVVLIAKLQHRNLVRLLGYCIHEDERLLIYEYLPNKSLDVFIFDAASKYVLDWPTRFQIIKGVARGLLYLHQDSRLTIIHRDLKSSNILLDVDMSPKISDFGMARIFGRDQQEANTNRVVGTYGYMSPEYAMDGAFSVKSDTYSFGVLLLEIISGLKISLPHLSEFPNLLAYAWNLWNDGKPMDMVHSSIADNCSPTEVLRCIHIGLLCVQDNPYNRPLMSSVVFMLENETTELSTPRQPVYFAYRNSEAKETGENTSSSMNNMSVTMFEGR, from the exons ATGTTCCTCAAGCTTCGTGTCATGCTCGTCTCCGTGCTCTTACTTTGTTACGGAACCTGCTCGGCCGCGGGCGTTTCATCTCGTGATGACACCCTGAACGATGGCCGGCGCAACATCACCGACGGCCAGACGCTCGTCTCGGCTGGTGGCGCCTTCACCCTAGGGTTCTTCTCACCGGGCGACCCCAACAGGAGGTACGTCGGGATATGGTTCTCCGCGTCCACGGACGCCGTGGTCTGGGTGGCCAACCGCGACAGCCCGCTCAACGACACCGCCGGCGTGCTGGAGATCGACGGGGCAGGCAGGTTTCTCCTGCTCGACGGCTCCGGCCGGACCGCGTGGTCCTCCTTAAACACGACGACCGGTGGCGCTACTTCTTCTTCGTTGTCCGCGGAGGCGCGGCTGCTCGAGTCCGGCAACCTAGTGGTGGTGcgcgacgacgacgaagaagaaggcgcCGTGCTGTGGCAGTCGTTCGACCACCCGTCCAACACCCTGATCGCCGGCATGCGGCTGGGCAGGAACCCGCAGACGGGCGCCGAGTGGTCCCTCAGGTCTTGGCGCTCCCCGGACGACCCGGCGACGGGGGACTGCCGGCGCGCCATGGACACTCGGGGGCTGCCGGACTGCGTGTCGTGGCGCGGCGACGTCAAGAAGTACCGCACGGGGCCGTGGAACGGGCTGTGGTTCAGCGGCGTCCCGGAGATGGCGTCCTACTCGGACATGTTCACGAACCAGGTGGTGGTCCGGCCCGACGAGGTGGCCTACGTGTTCAACGCCACGGCGGCGGCGCCCTTCTCGCGGCTGGTGCTGAGCGAGGCCGGCGTGATCCAGCGGCTGGCGTGGGACGGCGGCAGCCGGGTGTGGAACGTGTTCGCGCAGGCGCCGAGGGACGTGTGCGATGACTACGCCAAGTGCGGCGCCTTCGGGCTGTGCAACGTCAACACGGCGGCCACGCTCTTCTGCGGGTGCGTGCAGGGGTACGTGCCCGTGTCCCCCGCGCACTGGTCCATGAGGGAGGCCGCCGCCGGCTGCCGGAGGAACGTGCCCCTGCAGTGCCGCGACGGCGGCGCCACCACGGACGGGTTCGTGGTGGTGTCTGGCGTGAAGCTCCCTGACACTGACAATGCGACGGTGGACGTCGGGGCGACGCTGGAGGGATGCAGGGCGAGGTGCCTGGCCAACTGCTCCTGCGTGGCCTTCGCCGCCGCCGACATcagaggaggcggcggtggcagtGGCTGCGTCATCTGGGTCGGGGACATCGTCGACGTCCGGTACGTCGACAAAGGCCAGGATCTCTATGTGAGGCTGGCAAAATCCGAACTAGCAG CTGCTAATAAGAAGAGATGGGGTATGTTGAAGATCTTGCTACCAGTCACAGCATGTCTGCTTGTACTGATGTGCATCTGCCTTGTTTGGTTATGCAAGTTCAGAGGTAGAATTTCAGGATGCAACATTGTTGTGGCACTTATGAGAAGAG GCAACCGTCGAAACAAGGATGTCCAGGCAAAGTCGATCCTAGGAGGAGCTTCAAACCAACTAATTGGTGATGAAAATATCGAGCTTCCATTGATTAGCTTTAGAGATATTGTTACCGCCACAAATGATTTCTCGAACGAGAACATGCTCGGACAAGGAGGCTTTGGGAAGGTTTACAAG GGAATCTTGGAAGATGAAAAAGAAGTCGCTATCAAAAGGCTCAGTAAGAGTTCTGGACAAGGAGCGGAGGAATTCAGAAATGAAGTTGTTCTAATTGCCAAGTTGCAGCATAGGAACCTTGTCAGGCTTCTTGGTTATTGTATTCATGAAGATGAGAGGCTGCTGATTTACGAGTACTTACCAAACAAAAGCTTGGATGTCTTCATTTTTG ACGCTGCAAGTAAGTATGTCCTTGATTGGCCAACAAGGTTTCAAATAATCAAAGGGGTAGCTAGAGGACTTCTTTATCTCCACCAAGACTCAAGGCTGACCATAATTCATAGAGACCTTAAATCAAGCAACATCTTGTTAGATGTGGATATGAGCCCAAAGATATCCGATTTCGGTATGGCAAGAATCTTTGGTCGTGACCAACAAGAAGCAAATACTAACCGAGTTGTTGGGACATA TGGTTACATGTCTCCTGAATATGCGATGGATGGCGCCTTCTCTGTCAAGTCCGATACTTACAGCTTTGGTGTTCTACTCTTGGAGATCATAAGTGGTCTGAAGATTAGCTTACCTCACCTCTCAGAATTTCCAAACCTCTTAGCTTAT GCATGGAACTTATGGAATGATGGGAAGCCAATGGATATGGTTCACTCTTCCATTGCTGATAACTGTTCACCAACTGAAGTTCTACGGTGTATTCATATAGGCCTCTTATGTGTGCAAGATAATCCTTACAATAGGCCACTCATGTCATCAGTTGTGTTCATGTTAGAGAATGAAACCACGGAACTTTCAACCCCAAGACAACCCGTGTATTTTGCATACAGGAACTCTGAAGCAAAAGAAACAGGGGAAAATACCAGCAGCTCAATGAATAACATGAGTGTCACGATGTTCGAAGGGCGGTAG
- the LOC123190902 gene encoding uncharacterized protein: MATPPPPLPAFVYRISTGGEWAELQRTGGTLGGDLDRSTGCFHLSDLAQVKMTLKNYFRGQNDLYLLQIDTAKIADGLIYEAADGCNYFPHFYGPDRSFAPLQLSAVVKADKIELANNDFTCSLLDGAAI, translated from the exons AtggcaacgccgccgccgccgctaccagCGTTCGTGTACCGGATCAGCACGGGGGGTGAGTGGGCGGAGCTTCAGCGCACCGGCGGCACCCTCGGCGGCGACCTCGACCGCTCCACCGGCTGCTTCCACCTCAGCGACCTCGCCCAG GTGAAGATGACACTAAAGAATTATTTCCGTGGGCAAAATGATCTATACCTGCTACAAATTGACACTGCCAAG ATTGCAGATGGCTTAATTTATGAGGCAGCTGATGGCTGTAACTACTTTCCTCATTTCTATGGGCCTGATCGGAGCTTTGCACCCCTTCAACTAAGTGCTGTTGTCAAGGCAGACAAAATAGAGCTGGCGAACAATGATTTTACTTGCAGTCTACTTGATGGAGCGGCCATCTAA